The following are from one region of the Hymenobacter sp. YIM 151858-1 genome:
- a CDS encoding class I SAM-dependent methyltransferase — translation MKLRLQLFEFEDQPWFPAVVRAGMMDYLRFMITHLHTYRPIAPLLAEGLRRTNQQHVLELCAGAGGGTEDVLQALRAENLPDVRITLTDLYPQPAAWQHIGEQTGGAIGYEPAPTNALRVPPQLAGFRAVFSAFHHFSPAMGQGLLRDAVRAQTGIGVFEGAGKHWWEILLALTVLPVAQLLITPFIRPFSASRLLFTYLIPLIPLCTIWDGVVSILRMYTPEQLLALGKQADPEGRYQWQAGKVRHAWGPEVTYLVGWPQDNEQCAIINQQ, via the coding sequence ATGAAGCTTCGCCTGCAATTATTCGAATTCGAAGACCAGCCGTGGTTTCCGGCCGTGGTGCGGGCAGGCATGATGGACTACCTGCGCTTCATGATTACCCACCTGCACACCTACCGCCCCATTGCGCCGCTGCTGGCCGAGGGCCTGCGCCGCACCAACCAGCAGCACGTGCTGGAGCTGTGCGCCGGCGCCGGTGGCGGCACCGAGGACGTGCTGCAGGCATTGCGCGCCGAAAACCTGCCCGACGTGCGCATCACCCTCACCGACCTGTACCCGCAACCCGCCGCGTGGCAGCACATCGGCGAGCAAACCGGCGGGGCCATCGGCTACGAGCCCGCGCCAACCAACGCCCTACGGGTGCCGCCACAGCTAGCGGGCTTCCGGGCGGTATTTTCGGCCTTTCACCACTTCAGCCCCGCCATGGGTCAGGGCTTGCTGCGCGATGCCGTGCGGGCCCAAACCGGCATTGGGGTGTTTGAGGGCGCCGGCAAGCATTGGTGGGAAATTTTGCTGGCCCTTACCGTGCTGCCCGTAGCGCAGCTGCTCATCACTCCTTTCATTCGCCCGTTTAGCGCCAGCCGCTTGCTATTTACTTACCTGATACCGCTTATCCCGCTCTGCACCATCTGGGATGGGGTGGTTTCCATCCTGCGCATGTATACGCCCGAGCAACTGCTGGCCCTAGGTAAGCAAGCCGACCCCGAGGGCCGCTACCAGTGGCAAGCCGGCAAAGTGCGCCACGCCTGGGGCCCCGAAGTAACGTACCTCGTAGGCTGGCCCCAAGACAATGAGCAATGCGCAATTATCAATCAGCAATGA
- a CDS encoding winged helix-turn-helix domain-containing protein: MKHVIHQLNKAFDHRVRLGVMAVLMANDEVSFNELKETLDLTDGNLASHAAALEKAGYVQVNKQFVGKKPNTTFTATKEGRQAFQEHLDTLEKLLRGGAG; this comes from the coding sequence GTGAAGCACGTCATCCATCAGCTCAACAAAGCCTTCGACCACCGCGTGCGGCTGGGCGTTATGGCCGTGCTCATGGCCAACGACGAGGTTAGCTTCAATGAGCTGAAAGAAACGCTCGACCTTACCGACGGTAACCTGGCTAGCCACGCCGCCGCCCTCGAAAAGGCCGGCTATGTGCAGGTAAACAAGCAGTTTGTGGGCAAAAAGCCCAACACTACCTTCACCGCTACCAAAGAGGGCCGCCAGGCTTTCCAGGAACACCTCGATACGCTCGAAAAACTGCTGCGTGGAGGCGCCGGCTAA
- a CDS encoding ferritin-like domain-containing protein, translating into MTFADWAAYFRANQSHLAELSWDDTYRLTDRERRAAGRSLQHFQRGESSEGHHLYHHAQASHDADYLAAMRLFIAEEQGHAQVLGRFLDAQGLPRLRSCFTDNVFRGLRRLSGWEHTIRLLLTAEIIAAVYYRALYYATYSGLLQQICLRILRDEQQHIAFQCSTLRHLRPRRSALGWWLSQQLHRGLMIGATVVVWLCYNRTLWAGGMGPVGFAASVAREWERAQELLRAPAAALPGAQGGVAHLGTANLSALG; encoded by the coding sequence ATGACGTTTGCTGACTGGGCTGCGTACTTCCGCGCCAACCAAAGCCACTTGGCCGAGCTGAGCTGGGACGACACTTACCGCCTTACCGACCGCGAACGACGCGCGGCGGGCCGCTCGCTGCAGCACTTCCAGCGCGGCGAAAGCTCCGAGGGGCACCACCTTTACCACCACGCCCAAGCCAGCCACGATGCCGATTACCTCGCGGCCATGCGCTTGTTTATTGCCGAAGAGCAAGGGCATGCGCAGGTGCTAGGTCGTTTTCTGGATGCGCAAGGCCTGCCACGGTTGCGCAGCTGCTTTACCGACAACGTATTTCGCGGGCTGCGGCGCCTCAGCGGCTGGGAGCACACCATTCGGCTGCTGCTCACGGCCGAGATTATTGCTGCTGTGTACTACCGGGCGCTGTACTACGCCACGTACTCGGGGCTGCTGCAGCAAATTTGCCTGCGCATCCTGCGCGACGAGCAGCAGCACATTGCTTTTCAGTGCAGCACCCTGCGCCATTTGCGCCCGCGCCGCAGCGCCTTGGGTTGGTGGCTAAGCCAGCAGCTGCACCGTGGACTAATGATTGGCGCCACGGTTGTGGTATGGCTCTGCTACAACCGCACGCTGTGGGCCGGCGGCATGGGCCCCGTAGGTTTTGCGGCCAGCGTGGCCCGGGAGTGGGAGCGGGCCCAGGAGCTGCTGCGTGCTCCGGCTGCTGCGCTGCCCGGTGCCCAAGGCGGGGTTGCGCACCTAGGTACTGCCAACCTTTCGGCCCTGGGGTAG
- a CDS encoding transglycosylase domain-containing protein: MPSTEAQHINAATPQKPRPQRSWPNRLSRIAWAAFAAAAGFFLLLPILVASNFLFLFGKSPSLEELEDPKVEQPSEVFTSDGVLLGRYYRENRYPVPLDSMSPWLVKALVATEDIRYQEHSGIDPQALVGSVVAAARGQKRGGSTITQQLAKNLYKTRRGEQGLLGHVPVVSTIVAKLKEWLTAVELERRYTKDEILRMYLNTVDYGSQSYGIKVAAKTFFSTTPDSLGPEQAAVLVGALNNPTAFNARFHPEAATRRRNLVLERMGQAGVLPAEQVKLLQSQPIVLNYRVEKHVDGPENYFRTAISQFVNDWCEKNGYDMYRDGLRIYTTIDSRMQEHAEDAVQKRMKTLQRTFDNFWRNRGKNPWVDEDGNEIPNFIETQIKRTELYKELAARYKGNPAGLDSALNTKRPMKVFTWKGDGDTTLLMSPLDSLAYYKHFLHAGMMSMDPYTGHIKAWVGGLNYRFFQYDHVKQGKRQAGSTFKPFVYLTAIDKGYAPCDRIRDERVTINYVENGKPMEWKPDNVTREYTGINMTLRHAMARSVNSVTAQLTERVGWNEVAKYANKVGIRSKLLGVPSIGLGSAGDVSVYEMVNAYSTFVNGGFRPEPLIVTRIEDRNGNVIKQFDPQQKRVIPAETAWLMVYMLRGGMEEPGGTSQGLWDYDLFKKNNQIGGKTGTTSNYSDGWYMGITKDLVTGVWVGGEDRSIHFFRSEQGEGGRMALPIFGMYMERIYKDKELGITPGPFPKYPGKINRKYICYSEDSRPRRRKVEVDSIVVDNLLDRINEGTIEVPDSLKAQ, translated from the coding sequence ATGCCCTCGACTGAAGCTCAGCATATTAACGCCGCTACGCCCCAAAAACCCCGTCCGCAGCGCTCCTGGCCCAACCGCCTTTCGCGTATTGCCTGGGCGGCTTTTGCTGCTGCGGCTGGTTTTTTTCTGCTGCTGCCCATTCTGGTAGCTTCCAACTTCTTGTTCCTGTTCGGCAAGTCGCCGAGCTTGGAGGAACTCGAAGACCCCAAAGTAGAGCAGCCCTCCGAGGTATTTACGTCCGATGGCGTATTGCTTGGCCGCTACTACCGCGAAAACCGCTACCCCGTGCCGCTCGACAGCATGTCGCCGTGGCTCGTTAAGGCGCTGGTGGCAACCGAAGACATCCGCTACCAGGAGCACTCCGGCATCGATCCGCAGGCGTTGGTGGGCTCGGTGGTGGCCGCCGCCCGCGGGCAAAAGCGCGGGGGCTCCACCATTACCCAACAGCTGGCCAAAAACCTCTACAAAACCCGCCGCGGCGAACAGGGCCTCCTAGGTCATGTGCCCGTGGTGAGCACCATTGTGGCCAAGCTCAAGGAGTGGCTGACGGCCGTGGAGCTGGAGCGCCGCTACACCAAGGATGAGATTCTGCGCATGTACCTGAATACCGTCGACTACGGCTCGCAGTCGTATGGCATTAAGGTGGCGGCCAAAACCTTCTTCAGCACCACGCCCGACAGCCTGGGTCCGGAGCAGGCCGCCGTGCTGGTGGGGGCCCTCAACAACCCTACCGCGTTCAACGCCCGCTTTCACCCGGAGGCCGCCACCCGGCGCCGCAACCTGGTGCTGGAGCGCATGGGCCAGGCGGGGGTGTTGCCAGCCGAGCAGGTGAAATTGCTGCAAAGCCAGCCCATCGTGCTGAATTATCGGGTTGAAAAGCACGTCGATGGCCCCGAAAACTACTTCCGCACGGCCATCAGCCAGTTCGTAAACGACTGGTGCGAGAAGAACGGCTACGATATGTACCGCGACGGGCTGCGCATTTACACCACCATCGACTCGCGCATGCAGGAGCACGCCGAGGATGCCGTGCAGAAGCGCATGAAAACCCTGCAGCGCACCTTCGATAACTTCTGGCGCAACCGCGGCAAAAACCCGTGGGTGGATGAGGACGGTAACGAAATCCCGAACTTCATCGAGACGCAGATTAAGCGCACGGAGCTGTACAAGGAGCTGGCTGCGCGCTACAAGGGCAACCCCGCCGGCCTCGACTCGGCCCTGAACACCAAGCGCCCCATGAAGGTATTTACCTGGAAGGGCGACGGCGACACCACCTTGCTGATGTCGCCGCTCGATTCGCTGGCCTACTACAAGCACTTCCTGCACGCCGGCATGATGTCGATGGATCCGTACACCGGTCATATCAAGGCTTGGGTGGGGGGGCTCAACTACCGTTTTTTCCAGTACGACCACGTGAAACAGGGCAAGCGCCAGGCTGGCTCCACGTTCAAGCCGTTCGTGTACCTCACCGCCATCGATAAGGGTTACGCGCCCTGCGACCGGATACGCGACGAACGCGTGACGATAAACTACGTGGAGAACGGCAAGCCCATGGAGTGGAAGCCCGACAACGTAACGCGCGAGTACACCGGCATCAACATGACGCTGCGCCATGCCATGGCCCGCTCGGTGAACTCCGTTACGGCCCAGCTAACGGAGCGCGTGGGCTGGAACGAGGTAGCCAAGTACGCCAACAAAGTAGGCATCCGGAGCAAGCTGCTAGGCGTGCCGAGCATTGGCCTGGGTTCGGCCGGCGACGTGAGCGTGTACGAAATGGTGAATGCCTACAGCACCTTCGTGAACGGTGGTTTCCGGCCCGAGCCACTGATCGTTACGCGTATCGAGGACCGCAACGGCAACGTCATTAAGCAGTTTGATCCGCAGCAGAAACGCGTAATTCCGGCCGAAACAGCCTGGCTGATGGTGTACATGCTGCGCGGCGGCATGGAAGAGCCGGGCGGTACCTCGCAAGGCTTGTGGGACTACGACCTCTTCAAGAAAAACAACCAGATCGGCGGCAAAACCGGCACCACCTCCAACTACTCCGACGGCTGGTACATGGGCATCACCAAAGACCTTGTAACCGGCGTGTGGGTAGGCGGCGAAGACCGCTCCATTCACTTTTTCCGCTCGGAGCAGGGCGAGGGCGGCCGCATGGCATTGCCCATCTTCGGCATGTACATGGAGCGCATTTACAAGGACAAAGAGCTGGGCATCACCCCCGGTCCGTTCCCGAAGTACCCCGGCAAAATCAACCGCAAGTACATCTGCTACTCCGAAGATTCGCGCCCGCGCCGCCGTAAGGTAGAAGTTGACTCGATTGTGGTGGACAACCTCCTAGACCGCATCAACGAGGGTACCATTGAAGTGCCGGATAGCCTGAAGGCGCAGTAA
- a CDS encoding TIGR01777 family oxidoreductase, whose translation MKPSLRKVLISGGRGLIGMRLSEMLIDAGYEVAHLSRQTGRGRYCSFRWDPAAGQIDEAAIGYADFIVNLAGASVSDEKWSEERKHEIMSSRVGGTNLLARELRERPHHVKAFISASAIGIYGDADDRMLTEDTPPAPADDFLADVATQWERAAQQVQALGIRTVITRIGIVLSDEGGALPSIARPVKLMAGAALGSGRQYMSWVHIDDLCRLLIQMMEESEWQGTYNAVSPQPVTNKEFTSTLADVLHRPLVLPKVPEFGLKLLMGEMSEIVLASQRVSAQKVLQQGFKFEHPNLREALESFYQREEE comes from the coding sequence ATGAAACCATCGTTGCGCAAAGTGTTGATTTCGGGTGGCCGCGGCCTTATTGGCATGCGCCTATCGGAAATGCTGATTGACGCGGGCTACGAAGTGGCCCACCTGAGCCGGCAAACCGGCCGCGGGCGCTACTGCAGTTTCCGTTGGGACCCGGCTGCCGGCCAAATCGACGAAGCCGCTATCGGGTACGCCGATTTCATCGTTAACCTGGCCGGGGCCAGCGTTTCCGATGAAAAGTGGTCGGAGGAGCGCAAGCACGAAATCATGTCGAGCCGCGTGGGAGGCACCAACCTGCTGGCGCGCGAGCTGCGCGAGCGGCCCCACCACGTGAAGGCGTTTATCTCGGCCTCGGCAATTGGTATCTACGGCGACGCCGACGACCGCATGCTGACGGAAGACACTCCGCCGGCTCCTGCCGATGACTTTCTGGCCGATGTGGCTACTCAATGGGAACGGGCGGCGCAGCAGGTGCAAGCCCTAGGTATCCGTACGGTAATTACGCGTATCGGCATCGTGCTCAGCGACGAAGGCGGCGCGCTGCCCAGCATTGCCCGGCCCGTGAAGCTTATGGCTGGTGCAGCCCTAGGTAGCGGCCGGCAGTATATGTCGTGGGTGCACATCGACGACCTCTGCCGCTTGCTCATCCAGATGATGGAGGAGTCGGAATGGCAGGGCACTTACAATGCCGTTTCGCCGCAGCCGGTAACCAACAAAGAGTTTACCTCTACCCTGGCCGATGTGCTGCACCGCCCGTTGGTGCTGCCCAAAGTGCCGGAGTTTGGCCTGAAGCTGTTGATGGGCGAGATGAGCGAAATTGTGCTGGCCTCGCAGCGCGTAAGCGCCCAGAAGGTGCTGCAGCAGGGCTTCAAATTCGAACACCCGAACTTGCGCGAAGCATTGGAGTCCTTTTACCAGCGCGAGGAAGAGTAG
- the folE gene encoding GTP cyclohydrolase I FolE, which translates to MAKQPDPAAIPGADDHLDAELRTPLRPDAFALSEEDKIAGITAHFREIMHLLGLDLTDDSLNGTPRRVAKMFVNEWFRGLDPQHRPEVRLFENRYQYNHILVERDITLFSCCEHHFVPIIGKAHVAYLPGEHVVGLSKLNRVVQYYARRPQVQERLTRQIAEELKQSLRTDDVAVLIEADHLCVMSRGVNDTSSSTITAEYGGAFGRDEQLRREFLRLIGK; encoded by the coding sequence ATGGCTAAACAGCCCGACCCGGCCGCTATTCCTGGGGCCGACGACCACTTGGATGCCGAGCTGCGCACGCCCCTGCGCCCCGATGCTTTTGCGCTTAGCGAAGAAGATAAGATTGCCGGCATTACGGCGCACTTCCGCGAGATTATGCACCTGCTTGGCCTCGACCTGACGGACGACAGCCTGAACGGTACGCCCCGTCGGGTGGCCAAGATGTTTGTGAACGAGTGGTTCCGGGGCCTCGATCCGCAACACCGCCCCGAGGTGCGCCTATTCGAAAACCGCTACCAGTACAACCACATTCTCGTGGAGCGCGACATTACGCTCTTCTCCTGCTGCGAGCACCACTTTGTACCTATTATAGGCAAAGCGCACGTGGCTTACCTCCCCGGCGAGCATGTGGTGGGGCTTTCGAAGCTGAACCGCGTAGTGCAATACTATGCCCGCCGCCCCCAAGTGCAGGAGCGTCTCACCCGGCAAATTGCCGAGGAACTCAAGCAAAGCCTCCGCACCGACGACGTGGCCGTACTCATCGAAGCCGACCACTTATGCGTAATGAGCCGCGGCGTAAACGATACCAGCAGCTCAACCATTACTGCCGAATACGGGGGAGCCTTTGGCCGCGACGAGCAGCTCCGGCGCGAGTTTTTGCGGCTGATCGGCAAATAG
- a CDS encoding 6-pyruvoyl trahydropterin synthase family protein, producing the protein MKVTVGRTEHFNAAHRLYNPQWTDEENDRVFGLCNNPNYHGHNYVLTVRLTGEPNPDTGYVYDLKQLSDLIKREILNTFDHRNLNLDTEDFRQFNPTAENIARVCWQRLRPHLANDLALSVTLHETDRNFVEYHG; encoded by the coding sequence ATGAAAGTAACCGTAGGACGCACCGAGCACTTCAATGCCGCGCACCGCCTCTATAACCCTCAGTGGACTGACGAGGAAAACGACCGCGTGTTTGGCCTTTGCAACAACCCCAACTACCACGGCCACAACTATGTGCTTACGGTGCGCCTAACCGGCGAGCCCAACCCGGACACGGGTTACGTCTACGATTTGAAGCAACTGAGCGACCTCATCAAACGCGAGATTCTAAATACCTTTGACCACCGCAACCTGAATCTCGACACCGAAGATTTCCGCCAGTTCAACCCCACGGCCGAGAATATCGCCCGCGTGTGCTGGCAGCGGCTGCGGCCTCACTTAGCCAACGATCTGGCTTTATCGGTCACGCTCCACGAAACGGACCGCAACTTTGTAGAATACCATGGCTAA
- a CDS encoding inorganic diphosphatase, with protein sequence MVVETPAGSNRVLHYDARSNDFQPELRAGTERRVAFLPYPANAGFIPSTRLPASKLHPLGRPQPALVLAESQPAGTVFEVLPLALLLLDNGGEMESVVLTVPARPSQRNVPVTSWQELVTRYPAARETLRLWYQHTGEPGEVRVVGWRGPEATEQQIRAALKP encoded by the coding sequence GTGGTGGTAGAAACCCCGGCCGGCTCAAACCGCGTGCTGCATTACGATGCTCGTAGCAACGATTTTCAGCCCGAACTGCGTGCCGGCACCGAGCGGCGGGTGGCCTTTTTGCCTTACCCCGCCAATGCAGGGTTTATCCCATCTACCCGGTTGCCGGCCTCCAAGCTACACCCCCTAGGTCGGCCGCAGCCCGCGCTTGTGCTGGCCGAAAGCCAGCCCGCGGGCACGGTGTTCGAAGTGCTGCCCCTGGCGCTTTTGCTGCTCGATAACGGTGGCGAAATGGAATCGGTGGTGCTAACGGTACCCGCTCGCCCAAGCCAACGCAATGTGCCCGTTACCTCGTGGCAGGAGCTGGTTACACGCTACCCTGCCGCCCGCGAAACGTTGCGCCTGTGGTACCAGCACACCGGCGAGCCAGGCGAGGTGCGGGTGGTAGGATGGCGCGGGCCCGAAGCGACCGAGCAGCAGATACGCGCTGCCCTAAAACCTTAG
- a CDS encoding M1 family metallopeptidase: MQKLVASLMLAVLPLAAFAQSERPYWQQEVNYSIDVALDDKQHVLTGREEMQYVNNSPDALTFIYIHLWPNAYRDNSTAFARQQRQVGKLKFEFAKPEARGYIDQLDFKVDGQAARLEYDAQNPDIAKLVLPQPLQPGQRATISTPFRVKLPDSFSRMGHVGQSYQITQWYPKPAVYDRTGWHPMPYLDQGEFYSEFGSFDVRITLPENYVVGATGELQTAAELKRLDELAAAAASKTKPEEFGTGEEFPASAPATKTLRYTQDRVHDFAWFADKRFNVLKDVVQLPNSGRSVTAWMLFTNRNAADWLKHRNDIRYALEGYSRWVGEYPYSAATAVDGALSAGSGMEYPMVTVTDPFAIVHEVGHNWFYGILASNERDHPWQDEGVNTYMEARVMEAFKQTPSDPLAKAASSPALAQKLGLAGVPPAAVAQGQWQAAASRGYDQPSAGLASAQFTSYNYGAIVYVKTAGLLRYLAGYLGQEKFDQGMRLYYDRWKFRHPSPADMQAAFEEAAGQKLDWFFQQMLGTTTRYNATVSDLLLAGEQVKVLVRNESTAPWSVPVATVDAQGKILELKWTPVFGGREAEDRTTGDEDTDVSQLNFRRTPEVAAVVVDPEYLTPQLNRRDDQRLLDGTFPTLEPLRIRPLAGLERWDRTDLYWLPVVGANTYDKFMLGAAFYNNPLVLNKLSYVAMPMFSFNRRDLKGLGQVNLTALPSSRYLQRVTTSFHVSSFERYTKLEPSLTLELRRTQWGNLRQQVQLAYTIVRTEQDPLSTGNIIPTLRYELLGGDAARSYGADVELNAFTPRSAGTTYDSPQLLRAALRFEQRYAEKRGIRARWFGGRFLSQAAESPFVIGLSGSPDYRRQTAFLDRRQISDALTAQVHQTDDRDGAFKAYLPVFADKWLTTLNLEADLPKTRFVVFADLGAANRRFVLPDGGRQRLFYDAGLALPLWNDVFRLYLPIAGSQYDNGLPNSRKNFTDNIRFVLNLQNANPLRLIDQALR; encoded by the coding sequence ATGCAAAAATTAGTAGCCAGCCTTATGCTGGCAGTGCTGCCGCTGGCGGCCTTTGCCCAATCCGAGCGCCCGTATTGGCAGCAGGAGGTTAATTACTCCATTGATGTAGCCCTCGACGATAAGCAGCACGTGCTTACGGGGCGCGAAGAAATGCAGTACGTCAACAACTCGCCCGACGCGCTGACCTTCATCTACATCCATTTATGGCCCAACGCCTACCGCGACAACTCCACCGCTTTTGCCCGCCAGCAGCGCCAGGTTGGCAAGCTTAAGTTTGAGTTTGCCAAGCCCGAAGCGCGCGGCTACATCGATCAGCTCGACTTTAAAGTTGACGGCCAGGCCGCCCGCCTGGAGTACGACGCGCAAAACCCCGACATTGCCAAGCTGGTGCTGCCGCAACCGCTGCAGCCCGGGCAGCGAGCAACCATCAGCACGCCCTTCCGCGTGAAGCTGCCCGACTCGTTTTCGCGCATGGGCCACGTGGGGCAGAGCTATCAGATTACGCAGTGGTACCCCAAGCCGGCCGTATACGACCGCACCGGCTGGCACCCCATGCCCTACCTCGACCAAGGCGAGTTCTACTCCGAGTTCGGCTCCTTCGATGTGCGCATCACGCTACCCGAAAACTACGTGGTGGGCGCAACGGGCGAGCTGCAAACAGCTGCCGAGCTGAAACGCCTCGATGAGCTTGCCGCGGCGGCAGCCAGCAAAACCAAGCCCGAGGAGTTTGGCACCGGCGAGGAGTTTCCGGCGTCGGCCCCGGCCACCAAAACGCTGCGCTACACCCAAGACCGCGTGCACGACTTTGCGTGGTTTGCCGACAAGCGCTTTAACGTGCTGAAGGATGTAGTGCAGTTGCCCAACTCGGGCCGAAGCGTGACGGCCTGGATGCTGTTTACTAACCGCAACGCCGCCGATTGGCTGAAGCACCGCAACGATATCCGGTACGCCCTGGAAGGCTACTCGCGCTGGGTTGGTGAGTATCCGTATTCGGCCGCTACGGCTGTTGATGGTGCCCTGAGCGCAGGCTCGGGCATGGAGTACCCCATGGTTACGGTAACCGACCCGTTTGCCATTGTGCACGAGGTAGGCCACAACTGGTTCTACGGGATTCTGGCTTCTAACGAGCGCGACCATCCGTGGCAGGACGAAGGCGTGAATACCTACATGGAAGCGCGCGTGATGGAGGCCTTCAAGCAAACGCCCTCCGACCCGCTGGCCAAAGCCGCCAGCAGCCCGGCGCTTGCCCAAAAGCTTGGCCTTGCGGGTGTGCCGCCTGCGGCAGTAGCGCAAGGCCAGTGGCAGGCAGCTGCCAGCCGCGGCTACGATCAGCCCAGCGCCGGCTTGGCCTCGGCCCAGTTTACCAGCTACAATTACGGCGCCATTGTGTACGTGAAAACCGCTGGCCTGCTCCGCTACCTGGCTGGTTACCTAGGGCAGGAGAAGTTCGACCAGGGCATGCGCCTGTACTACGACCGGTGGAAGTTCCGTCACCCGTCGCCGGCCGATATGCAGGCGGCGTTTGAGGAAGCCGCAGGCCAAAAGCTCGACTGGTTTTTTCAGCAGATGCTTGGCACCACCACGCGCTACAACGCCACGGTTTCGGACTTGCTGCTGGCCGGCGAGCAGGTGAAAGTGCTGGTTCGGAACGAATCGACGGCGCCGTGGTCGGTGCCGGTGGCTACGGTTGATGCGCAGGGTAAAATACTGGAGCTGAAGTGGACGCCCGTTTTCGGCGGCCGCGAAGCCGAAGACCGCACCACCGGCGACGAAGACACCGACGTATCGCAGCTCAACTTCCGCCGCACCCCGGAGGTAGCCGCGGTAGTCGTCGACCCCGAGTACCTTACGCCGCAGCTCAACCGCCGCGACGACCAACGCCTGCTCGACGGCACCTTCCCTACCCTGGAGCCGCTGCGCATCCGGCCCCTGGCCGGCCTGGAGCGCTGGGACCGTACCGACCTCTACTGGCTGCCAGTAGTGGGCGCCAACACCTACGACAAGTTTATGCTAGGTGCCGCCTTCTACAACAACCCCTTGGTGCTGAATAAGCTGAGCTATGTGGCCATGCCCATGTTCAGCTTCAACCGCCGCGACCTGAAGGGCCTTGGCCAAGTAAACCTCACGGCCTTGCCGAGCAGCCGCTACCTGCAGCGCGTAACCACTTCGTTCCACGTGTCGAGCTTTGAACGCTACACCAAGCTGGAGCCGAGCCTCACGCTGGAGCTGCGCCGCACGCAGTGGGGCAACCTGCGCCAGCAAGTGCAGCTGGCCTACACCATTGTGCGCACCGAGCAAGACCCGCTTTCCACGGGCAACATCATTCCTACCCTGCGTTATGAGCTCCTAGGTGGCGATGCTGCCCGCAGCTACGGGGCCGATGTGGAGCTGAACGCCTTCACGCCCCGCAGCGCCGGCACCACCTACGATTCGCCGCAGCTTTTGCGCGCAGCCCTGCGCTTCGAGCAGCGTTACGCCGAGAAGCGCGGCATTCGGGCACGTTGGTTTGGCGGCCGGTTTTTGTCGCAAGCAGCCGAGTCGCCCTTCGTGATAGGCTTGAGCGGCAGCCCGGATTATCGCCGGCAAACCGCCTTCCTGGATCGTCGGCAAATTTCCGACGCCCTCACGGCGCAAGTACACCAAACCGACGACCGCGACGGCGCTTTCAAAGCCTACCTGCCCGTGTTTGCCGATAAATGGCTAACCACCCTCAACCTGGAGGCCGATTTGCCCAAGACGCGGTTCGTCGTGTTTGCCGACCTAGGCGCAGCAAATCGTCGCTTTGTGCTGCCCGATGGCGGCCGCCAACGGCTATTTTACGATGCAGGCCTGGCGTTGCCTTTATGGAATGATGTATTCCGGCTTTATTTGCCAATAGCTGGCTCGCAGTACGACAACGGTTTGCCCAACAGCCGCAAGAACTTCACCGACAACATTCGCTTTGTTCTCAACCTGCAAAACGCCAACCCGCTGCGCCTCATCGATCAGGCGCTCCGGTAA
- the rplS gene encoding 50S ribosomal protein L19 gives MSQLLDLINQEAKERRASFPDFAPGDTINVHVKIREGNKERIQQFQGVVIQRRNANTNGETFTVRKVSNQIGTERIFPIISPNLDKIELIRRGKVRRARLFYLRGLSGKAARIKEKRA, from the coding sequence ATGAGCCAACTTCTCGACCTCATCAACCAGGAAGCCAAAGAGCGCCGCGCCAGCTTCCCCGATTTTGCTCCCGGCGACACGATTAACGTTCACGTTAAGATTCGCGAGGGCAACAAGGAGCGCATCCAGCAGTTCCAAGGCGTGGTTATCCAGCGCCGGAACGCTAACACGAACGGCGAAACCTTCACCGTTCGTAAGGTGTCGAACCAGATCGGTACGGAGCGCATCTTCCCGATCATTTCGCCGAACCTCGACAAGATCGAACTGATCCGTCGCGGCAAAGTGCGTCGTGCCCGCCTGTTTTACCTGCGTGGCCTGTCGGGCAAAGCTGCTCGCATCAAGGAGAAGCGCGCCTAA